Proteins co-encoded in one Brassica rapa cultivar Chiifu-401-42 chromosome A02, CAAS_Brap_v3.01, whole genome shotgun sequence genomic window:
- the LOC103853671 gene encoding GDSL esterase/lipase At5g45950, producing MLFAMFMSFFAAMALQSPSLVVALDVHLLRQLAAKHNVTTIVVFGDSSVDPGNNNFLNTDLKGNFPPYGGNFVNHKSTGRLCDGLLAPDFIAEAMGYPPIPAFLDPTLTQADLPRGASFASAGSGYDDLTANISNVWSFSTQATYFLHYKIHLTKLVGPLESAKMINNAIFLMSMGSNDFLQNYLVDFTRQKQFTVEQYIDFLSSRMLDDAKMLHRLGARRLVVVGVPPMGCMPLIKYLKGQKTCVDQLNQIAFSFNSKIIKNLELLQAKIGLKTIYVDAYSTIQEAIKTPRKFGFLEASKGCCGTGTYEYGETCKDMNVCKDPTKYIFWDAVHPTQRMYQIIVKKAIASISEEFLV from the exons ATGTTGTTTGCTATGTTTATGTCTTTTTTCGCCGCAATGGCTTTGCAGTCGCCATCTTTGGTTGTGGCTTTGGACGTCCACCTCCTCCGCCAGCTAGCTGCAAAACACAATGTAACAACAATAGTTGTATTTGGAGATTCTAGTGTTGATCCAGGAAACAATAATTTTCTTAACACCGATTTGAAAGGAAATTTTCCACCTTATGGTGGCAATTTCGTGAACCATAAATCCACCGGAAGATTATGTGATGGATTGCTCGCACCTGATTTTATTG CTGAGGCCATGGGTTACCCACCTATACCAGCTTTTCTTGATCCAACCCTTACCCAAGCTGATCTACCTCGCGGTGCAAGTTTTGCCTCGGCTGGTTCCGGTTATGATGATCTCACAGCTAATATATCC AACGTGTGGAGTTTCTCGACGCAAGCAACTTACTTTTTGCATTACAAAATTCACCTTACTAAACTGGTCGGACCATTAGAGAGCGcaaaaatgataaataatgCGATATTTCTTATGAGTATGGGATCAAATGACTTTCTTCAAAATTACTTAGTCGATTTTACTCGACAAAAGCAATTCACTGTTGAACAATACATCGACTTTCTCTCCTCCCGTATGCTTGACGACGCCAAG ATGTTGCATAGACTTGGAGCTAGAAGGTTGGTGGTGGTAGGAGTTCCTCCCATGGGATGCATGCCCCTAATAAAATACCTAAAAGGGCAGAAGACTTGCGTTGATCAATTAAACCAAATCGCCTTCTCCTTCAACTCAAAAATCATCAAGAATCTCGAGCTTCTGCAAGCTAAAATTGGTTTGAAAACTATATACGTCGATGCTTATTCCACCATCCAAGAAGCCATTAAAACCCCAAGAAAATTTG GTTTCCTTGAAGCTTCGAAAGGATGTTGTGGAACTGGTACCTATGAATATGGAGAGACATGCAAAGATATGAACGTATGCAAAGATCCTACCAAATATATTTTCTGGGATGCAGTCCATCCAACACAAAGAATGTATCAAATCATTGTTAAAAAAGCAATTGCATCCATTAGTGAAGAGTTTCTTGTTTAG